In Flavobacterium endoglycinae, one DNA window encodes the following:
- the nusB gene encoding transcription antitermination factor NusB, producing MQSIYAMHQSGSDNMEKEEKFLFYSIDNIQDLYLIMLSSLIEICKKESVFLHLSSKKHLATPAERNPNEKFIKNKIFQLLAESNSLSIALENRKINNWALNDDYIILLLNDIKESDVYKKYMSNNVNTFEEDKQFIADLFSDVIVPNEKLYEYLEDDKLTWVDDIPVVNTHIIKQLKAIKTENPDEFRVPKLYKDVEDKDFAKDLFRRTVLNEAAFAKEYDDKTPNWDSERIAEIDTIILKMAICEFLKFPSIPVKVTLNEYLEIAKEYSTPKSSIFINGILDNLVKELEANKKMVKVGRGLM from the coding sequence ATGCAGTCCATTTATGCAATGCATCAAAGCGGTTCTGATAATATGGAAAAAGAAGAAAAATTTCTTTTCTACAGTATTGATAATATTCAGGATTTATATTTGATTATGCTTTCTTCATTGATTGAAATATGTAAAAAAGAATCTGTTTTTTTACATCTGTCAAGTAAAAAACATCTTGCAACTCCAGCAGAACGTAATCCAAACGAAAAATTTATCAAAAACAAAATCTTTCAGCTTCTTGCCGAAAGTAATTCTTTAAGCATTGCTTTAGAAAATCGTAAAATCAACAATTGGGCTTTAAACGATGATTATATCATTTTGCTTTTAAATGATATTAAAGAAAGCGATGTGTACAAAAAATACATGTCGAATAATGTAAACACATTTGAAGAAGACAAACAATTTATTGCTGATTTGTTTTCGGACGTAATTGTTCCGAATGAAAAATTATACGAGTATTTAGAAGATGATAAATTAACATGGGTTGATGATATTCCAGTTGTTAATACGCATATCATTAAACAATTAAAAGCGATTAAAACTGAAAATCCAGACGAATTTAGAGTTCCTAAATTGTATAAGGATGTGGAGGATAAAGATTTTGCAAAAGATTTGTTTAGAAGAACTGTTTTAAATGAAGCTGCTTTTGCAAAAGAATACGATGATAAAACACCAAATTGGGACAGCGAAAGGATTGCAGAAATCGATACGATTATTTTGAAAATGGCAATCTGCGAATTTTTAAAATTTCCTTCAATTCCTGTAAAAGTAACTCTTAACGAATATTTAGAAATCGCAAAAGAGTATTCTACACCAAAAAGTAGTATTTTTATCAACGGAATTCTAGACAATCTGGTAAAAGAACTTGAAGCCAACA